In one Rhopalosiphum padi isolate XX-2018 chromosome 3, ASM2088224v1, whole genome shotgun sequence genomic region, the following are encoded:
- the LOC132925351 gene encoding LOW QUALITY PROTEIN: zinc finger protein ZFP2-like (The sequence of the model RefSeq protein was modified relative to this genomic sequence to represent the inferred CDS: deleted 1 base in 1 codon) gives MTFSQNSYLTQHRWTYKGENPYPCDVCHKKFINNSALNVHRRTHTGEKPYPCDMCDKAFSRKTTLNEHRRMHTGEKPYPCNVCDMAFSRKHCLTIHRRTHTGEKPYPCDMCDMEFTCNSNLTRHRRTHTGEKPYPCDVCDMAFSRKNILTGHRRTHTGEKPYPCDICDMAFSCKSSLTQHRRTHTGEKPYPCDICDMAFSCKSNLTKHRRTHTGEKPYPCDVCDMAFSYNSSLTRHRRTHTGEKPYRCDV, from the exons ATGACATTCTCTCAAAACAGCTATCTGACACAACACCGGTGGACGTACAAGGGTGAAAACCCGTACCCATGCGACGTATGTCATAAGAAGTTTATCAATAATAGCGCACTAAATGTACACCGGCGGACGCATACCGGTGAAAAACCGTACCCATGCGACATGTGTGATAAGGCGTTCTCTCGAAAAACCACACTGAATGAACACCGGCGGATGCATACGGGTGAAAAACCGTACCCATGTAACGTATGTGATATGGCGTTCTCTCGAAAACACTGTCTGACTATACACCGGCGGACGCATACCGGTGAA AAACCGTACCCATGCGACATGTGTGATATGGAATTTACTTGTAATAGCAATCTGACTAGACACCGGCGGACGCATACCGGTGAAAAACCGTACCCATGCGACGTGTGTGATATGGCATTCTCTCGAAAAAACATTCTGACTGGACACCGGCGGACACATACCGGTGAAAAACCGTACCCATGCGATATATGTGATATGGCGTTCTCTTGTAAAAGCAGTCTGACTCAACACCGGAGGACGCATACGGGTGAAAAACCGTATCCATGCGATATATGTGATATGGCGTTCTCTTGTAAAAGCAATCTGACTAAACACCGGAGGACGCATACGGGTGAAAAACCATATCCATGTGACGTGTGTGATATGGCGTTCTCTTATAATAGCAGTCTGACTAGACACCGGCGGACGCATACTGGTGAAAAACCGTACCGATGTGACGTGTGA